A genomic stretch from Megachile rotundata isolate GNS110a chromosome 1, iyMegRotu1, whole genome shotgun sequence includes:
- the LOC100877552 gene encoding palmitoyltransferase ZDHHC2 isoform X9: MYICNTASRMGKQNGSCWWFVKAVKWIPVIFILTIVLWSYYAYVVQLCFYTVDNYVQKVSYLFFYHILFFLFLWSYWQTVFADLLEVPNKFRIPDVEMEKFQQAVTEEAQRQILERLAQDLPVTNRTIKGVIRFCEKCQLIKPDRAHHCSVCSTCVLKMDHHCPWVNNCVGFHNYKFFMLFLAYALLYCIFITATSLQYFIRFWKGELDGMGRFHLLFLFFVALMFAVSLNSLFFYHCYLVLHNRSTLEAFTPPMFRTGKDKDGFSLGKYNNFQEVFGDNPKLWFLPIFTRSAFDQMTLVEEATILALGTGTAVIGSPTDANQPLVDGTELA; encoded by the exons ATGTATATCTGTAATACAGCAAGTAGAATGGGAAAGCAAAACGGATCTTGTTGGTGGTTTGTAAAAGCCGTAAAATGGATACCAGTTATTTTCATCCTGACCATTGTCTTatggtcatattatgcttatgtggtgcAGTTATGTTTTT ATACAGTAGATAATTATGTTCAAAAAG TCTCCTACTTATTTTTCTATCATATTctatttttcttattcttaTGGTCCTATTGGCAAACTGTATTTGCAGATTTGTTAGAAGTACCAAATAAG TTTAGAATACCAGATGTAGAAATGGAAAAATTCCAGCAAGCTGTAACTGAAGAGGCACAGAGACAAATTTTAGAAAGACTTGCACAAGACCTTCCAGTCACAAATCGTACTATAAAAGGAG TAATACGTTTTTGTGAAAAATGTCAGTTAATTAAACCAGACCGGGCTCATCATTGTAGTGTGTGTAGCACATGTGTTTTAAAAATGGATCATCATTGTCCATGGGTAAACAACTGTGTAGGTTTTCACaactataaattttttatgcTGTTCCTGGCATATGCCCTACTGTATTGTATATTCATTACTGCTACATCTTTACAATACTTTATACGCTTTTGGAAA ggAGAGTTGGATGGAATGGGTCGATTTCATCTACTTTTCTTATTCTTTGTGGCACTGATGTTTGCTGTTAGTTTAAATTCTCTTTTCTTTTACCACTGTTATCTTGTTTTACATAACAGGTCGACATTAG AGGCATTCACACCACCAATGTTTCGTACAGGAAAGGACAAAGATGGTTTTAGTCTTGGAAAGTACAATAATTTCCAAGAAGTATTTGGTGATAATCCTAAGCTATGGTTCCTTCCCATTTTTACTAG GTCCGCCTTTGATCAAATGACTTTGGTAGAAGAAGCTACAATTTTGGCTCTTGGCACTGG cACTGCTGTGATAGGATCGCCTACTGATGCCAACCAGCCATTGGTGGATGGAACTGAACTTGCTTGA
- the LOC100877552 gene encoding palmitoyltransferase ZDHHC2 isoform X6: MYICNTASRMGKQNGSCWWFVKAVKWIPVIFILTIVLWSYYAYVVQLCFYTVDNYVQKVSYLFFYHILFFLFLWSYWQTVFADLLEVPNKFRIPDVEMEKFQQAVTEEAQRQILERLAQDLPVTNRTIKGVIRFCEKCQLIKPDRAHHCSVCSTCVLKMDHHCPWVNNCVGFHNYKFFMLFLAYALLYCIFITATSLQYFIRFWKGELDGMGRFHLLFLFFVALMFAVSLNSLFFYHCYLVLHNRSTLEAFTPPMFRTGKDKDGFSLGKYNNFQEVFGDNPKLWFLPIFTSFGDGVNFPERLCNEDTHTLLGHTTQQWGDETELDSPPPYGSQSGPPLIK; encoded by the exons ATGTATATCTGTAATACAGCAAGTAGAATGGGAAAGCAAAACGGATCTTGTTGGTGGTTTGTAAAAGCCGTAAAATGGATACCAGTTATTTTCATCCTGACCATTGTCTTatggtcatattatgcttatgtggtgcAGTTATGTTTTT ATACAGTAGATAATTATGTTCAAAAAG TCTCCTACTTATTTTTCTATCATATTctatttttcttattcttaTGGTCCTATTGGCAAACTGTATTTGCAGATTTGTTAGAAGTACCAAATAAG TTTAGAATACCAGATGTAGAAATGGAAAAATTCCAGCAAGCTGTAACTGAAGAGGCACAGAGACAAATTTTAGAAAGACTTGCACAAGACCTTCCAGTCACAAATCGTACTATAAAAGGAG TAATACGTTTTTGTGAAAAATGTCAGTTAATTAAACCAGACCGGGCTCATCATTGTAGTGTGTGTAGCACATGTGTTTTAAAAATGGATCATCATTGTCCATGGGTAAACAACTGTGTAGGTTTTCACaactataaattttttatgcTGTTCCTGGCATATGCCCTACTGTATTGTATATTCATTACTGCTACATCTTTACAATACTTTATACGCTTTTGGAAA ggAGAGTTGGATGGAATGGGTCGATTTCATCTACTTTTCTTATTCTTTGTGGCACTGATGTTTGCTGTTAGTTTAAATTCTCTTTTCTTTTACCACTGTTATCTTGTTTTACATAACAGGTCGACATTAG AGGCATTCACACCACCAATGTTTCGTACAGGAAAGGACAAAGATGGTTTTAGTCTTGGAAAGTACAATAATTTCCAAGAAGTATTTGGTGATAATCCTAAGCTATGGTTCCTTCCCATTTTTACTAG TTTTGGAGATGGGGTTAACTTTCCTGAACGGCTGTGCAATGAAGACACACATACTCTGTTGGGACATACTACCCAACAGTGGGGTGATGAGACCGAGCTTGATTCTCCACCTCCTTATGGGTCACAATCAG GTCCGCCTTTGATCAAATGA
- the LOC100877552 gene encoding palmitoyltransferase ZDHHC2 isoform X8: MYICNTASRMGKQNGSCWWFVKAVKWIPVIFILTIVLWSYYAYVVQLCFYTVDNYVQKVSYLFFYHILFFLFLWSYWQTVFADLLEVPNKFRIPDVEMEKFQQAVTEEAQRQILERLAQDLPVTNRTIKGVIRFCEKCQLIKPDRAHHCSVCSTCVLKMDHHCPWVNNCVGFHNYKFFMLFLAYALLYCIFITATSLQYFIRFWKRHSHHQCFVQERTKMVLVLESTIISKKYLVIILSYGSFPFLLVLETASPFQYVHNIKAHQILTTPWAVLETVLEMGLTFLNGCAMKTHILCWDILPNSGVMRPSLILHLLMGHNQVLCSLKLYIETVH; the protein is encoded by the exons ATGTATATCTGTAATACAGCAAGTAGAATGGGAAAGCAAAACGGATCTTGTTGGTGGTTTGTAAAAGCCGTAAAATGGATACCAGTTATTTTCATCCTGACCATTGTCTTatggtcatattatgcttatgtggtgcAGTTATGTTTTT ATACAGTAGATAATTATGTTCAAAAAG TCTCCTACTTATTTTTCTATCATATTctatttttcttattcttaTGGTCCTATTGGCAAACTGTATTTGCAGATTTGTTAGAAGTACCAAATAAG TTTAGAATACCAGATGTAGAAATGGAAAAATTCCAGCAAGCTGTAACTGAAGAGGCACAGAGACAAATTTTAGAAAGACTTGCACAAGACCTTCCAGTCACAAATCGTACTATAAAAGGAG TAATACGTTTTTGTGAAAAATGTCAGTTAATTAAACCAGACCGGGCTCATCATTGTAGTGTGTGTAGCACATGTGTTTTAAAAATGGATCATCATTGTCCATGGGTAAACAACTGTGTAGGTTTTCACaactataaattttttatgcTGTTCCTGGCATATGCCCTACTGTATTGTATATTCATTACTGCTACATCTTTACAATACTTTATACGCTTTTGGAAA AGGCATTCACACCACCAATGTTTCGTACAGGAAAGGACAAAGATGGTTTTAGTCTTGGAAAGTACAATAATTTCCAAGAAGTATTTGGTGATAATCCTAAGCTATGGTTCCTTCCCATTTTTACTAG TCTTGGAAACGGCGTCACCTTTCCAGTACGTGCACAACATCAAGGCACACCAAATACTTACGACTCCATGGGCAGTACTCGAAACAG TTTTGGAGATGGGGTTAACTTTCCTGAACGGCTGTGCAATGAAGACACACATACTCTGTTGGGACATACTACCCAACAGTGGGGTGATGAGACCGAGCTTGATTCTCCACCTCCTTATGGGTCACAATCAGGTATTGTGTAGTCTGAAACTCTACATTGAGACAGTGCATTAA
- the LOC100877552 gene encoding palmitoyltransferase ZDHHC15B isoform X4, protein MYICNTASRMGKQNGSCWWFVKAVKWIPVIFILTIVLWSYYAYVVQLCFYTVDNYVQKVSYLFFYHILFFLFLWSYWQTVFADLLEVPNKFRIPDVEMEKFQQAVTEEAQRQILERLAQDLPVTNRTIKGVIRFCEKCQLIKPDRAHHCSVCSTCVLKMDHHCPWVNNCVGFHNYKFFMLFLAYALLYCIFITATSLQYFIRFWKGELDGMGRFHLLFLFFVALMFAVSLNSLFFYHCYLVLHNRSTLEAFTPPMFRTGKDKDGFSLGKYNNFQEVFGDNPKLWFLPIFTRVWVTVLEMGLTFLNGCAMKTHILCWDILPNSGVMRPSLILHLLMGHNQHCCDRIAY, encoded by the exons ATGTATATCTGTAATACAGCAAGTAGAATGGGAAAGCAAAACGGATCTTGTTGGTGGTTTGTAAAAGCCGTAAAATGGATACCAGTTATTTTCATCCTGACCATTGTCTTatggtcatattatgcttatgtggtgcAGTTATGTTTTT ATACAGTAGATAATTATGTTCAAAAAG TCTCCTACTTATTTTTCTATCATATTctatttttcttattcttaTGGTCCTATTGGCAAACTGTATTTGCAGATTTGTTAGAAGTACCAAATAAG TTTAGAATACCAGATGTAGAAATGGAAAAATTCCAGCAAGCTGTAACTGAAGAGGCACAGAGACAAATTTTAGAAAGACTTGCACAAGACCTTCCAGTCACAAATCGTACTATAAAAGGAG TAATACGTTTTTGTGAAAAATGTCAGTTAATTAAACCAGACCGGGCTCATCATTGTAGTGTGTGTAGCACATGTGTTTTAAAAATGGATCATCATTGTCCATGGGTAAACAACTGTGTAGGTTTTCACaactataaattttttatgcTGTTCCTGGCATATGCCCTACTGTATTGTATATTCATTACTGCTACATCTTTACAATACTTTATACGCTTTTGGAAA ggAGAGTTGGATGGAATGGGTCGATTTCATCTACTTTTCTTATTCTTTGTGGCACTGATGTTTGCTGTTAGTTTAAATTCTCTTTTCTTTTACCACTGTTATCTTGTTTTACATAACAGGTCGACATTAG AGGCATTCACACCACCAATGTTTCGTACAGGAAAGGACAAAGATGGTTTTAGTCTTGGAAAGTACAATAATTTCCAAGAAGTATTTGGTGATAATCCTAAGCTATGGTTCCTTCCCATTTTTACTAG GGTGTGGGTTACAGTTTTGGAGATGGGGTTAACTTTCCTGAACGGCTGTGCAATGAAGACACACATACTCTGTTGGGACATACTACCCAACAGTGGGGTGATGAGACCGAGCTTGATTCTCCACCTCCTTATGGGTCACAATCAG cACTGCTGTGATAGGATCGCCTACTGA
- the LOC100877552 gene encoding palmitoyltransferase ZDHHC2 isoform X5: protein MYICNTASRMGKQNGSCWWFVKAVKWIPVIFILTIVLWSYYAYVVQLCFYTVDNYVQKVSYLFFYHILFFLFLWSYWQTVFADLLEVPNKFRIPDVEMEKFQQAVTEEAQRQILERLAQDLPVTNRTIKGVIRFCEKCQLIKPDRAHHCSVCSTCVLKMDHHCPWVNNCVGFHNYKFFMLFLAYALLYCIFITATSLQYFIRFWKGELDGMGRFHLLFLFFVALMFAVSLNSLFFYHCYLVLHNRSTLEAFTPPMFRTGKDKDGFSLGKYNNFQEVFGDNPKLWFLPIFTRVWVTVLEMGLTFLNGCAMKTHILCWDILPNSGVMRPSLILHLLMGHNQVRL, encoded by the exons ATGTATATCTGTAATACAGCAAGTAGAATGGGAAAGCAAAACGGATCTTGTTGGTGGTTTGTAAAAGCCGTAAAATGGATACCAGTTATTTTCATCCTGACCATTGTCTTatggtcatattatgcttatgtggtgcAGTTATGTTTTT ATACAGTAGATAATTATGTTCAAAAAG TCTCCTACTTATTTTTCTATCATATTctatttttcttattcttaTGGTCCTATTGGCAAACTGTATTTGCAGATTTGTTAGAAGTACCAAATAAG TTTAGAATACCAGATGTAGAAATGGAAAAATTCCAGCAAGCTGTAACTGAAGAGGCACAGAGACAAATTTTAGAAAGACTTGCACAAGACCTTCCAGTCACAAATCGTACTATAAAAGGAG TAATACGTTTTTGTGAAAAATGTCAGTTAATTAAACCAGACCGGGCTCATCATTGTAGTGTGTGTAGCACATGTGTTTTAAAAATGGATCATCATTGTCCATGGGTAAACAACTGTGTAGGTTTTCACaactataaattttttatgcTGTTCCTGGCATATGCCCTACTGTATTGTATATTCATTACTGCTACATCTTTACAATACTTTATACGCTTTTGGAAA ggAGAGTTGGATGGAATGGGTCGATTTCATCTACTTTTCTTATTCTTTGTGGCACTGATGTTTGCTGTTAGTTTAAATTCTCTTTTCTTTTACCACTGTTATCTTGTTTTACATAACAGGTCGACATTAG AGGCATTCACACCACCAATGTTTCGTACAGGAAAGGACAAAGATGGTTTTAGTCTTGGAAAGTACAATAATTTCCAAGAAGTATTTGGTGATAATCCTAAGCTATGGTTCCTTCCCATTTTTACTAG GGTGTGGGTTACAGTTTTGGAGATGGGGTTAACTTTCCTGAACGGCTGTGCAATGAAGACACACATACTCTGTTGGGACATACTACCCAACAGTGGGGTGATGAGACCGAGCTTGATTCTCCACCTCCTTATGGGTCACAATCAG GTCCGCCTTTGA
- the LOC100877552 gene encoding palmitoyltransferase ZDHHC2 isoform X12, whose translation MYICNTASRMGKQNGSCWWFVKAVKWIPVIFILTIVLWSYYAYVVQLCFYTVDNYVQKVSYLFFYHILFFLFLWSYWQTVFADLLEVPNKFRIPDVEMEKFQQAVTEEAQRQILERLAQDLPVTNRTIKGVIRFCEKCQLIKPDRAHHCSVCSTCVLKMDHHCPWVNNCVGFHNYKFFMLFLAYALLYCIFITATSLQYFIRFWKRHSHHQCFVQERTKMVLVLESTIISKKYLVIILSYGSFPFLLVLEMGLTFLNGCAMKTHILCWDILPNSGVMRPSLILHLLMGHNQVLCSLKLYIETVH comes from the exons ATGTATATCTGTAATACAGCAAGTAGAATGGGAAAGCAAAACGGATCTTGTTGGTGGTTTGTAAAAGCCGTAAAATGGATACCAGTTATTTTCATCCTGACCATTGTCTTatggtcatattatgcttatgtggtgcAGTTATGTTTTT ATACAGTAGATAATTATGTTCAAAAAG TCTCCTACTTATTTTTCTATCATATTctatttttcttattcttaTGGTCCTATTGGCAAACTGTATTTGCAGATTTGTTAGAAGTACCAAATAAG TTTAGAATACCAGATGTAGAAATGGAAAAATTCCAGCAAGCTGTAACTGAAGAGGCACAGAGACAAATTTTAGAAAGACTTGCACAAGACCTTCCAGTCACAAATCGTACTATAAAAGGAG TAATACGTTTTTGTGAAAAATGTCAGTTAATTAAACCAGACCGGGCTCATCATTGTAGTGTGTGTAGCACATGTGTTTTAAAAATGGATCATCATTGTCCATGGGTAAACAACTGTGTAGGTTTTCACaactataaattttttatgcTGTTCCTGGCATATGCCCTACTGTATTGTATATTCATTACTGCTACATCTTTACAATACTTTATACGCTTTTGGAAA AGGCATTCACACCACCAATGTTTCGTACAGGAAAGGACAAAGATGGTTTTAGTCTTGGAAAGTACAATAATTTCCAAGAAGTATTTGGTGATAATCCTAAGCTATGGTTCCTTCCCATTTTTACTAG TTTTGGAGATGGGGTTAACTTTCCTGAACGGCTGTGCAATGAAGACACACATACTCTGTTGGGACATACTACCCAACAGTGGGGTGATGAGACCGAGCTTGATTCTCCACCTCCTTATGGGTCACAATCAGGTATTGTGTAGTCTGAAACTCTACATTGAGACAGTGCATTAA
- the LOC100877552 gene encoding palmitoyltransferase ZDHHC15B isoform X1: MYICNTASRMGKQNGSCWWFVKAVKWIPVIFILTIVLWSYYAYVVQLCFYTVDNYVQKVSYLFFYHILFFLFLWSYWQTVFADLLEVPNKFRIPDVEMEKFQQAVTEEAQRQILERLAQDLPVTNRTIKGVIRFCEKCQLIKPDRAHHCSVCSTCVLKMDHHCPWVNNCVGFHNYKFFMLFLAYALLYCIFITATSLQYFIRFWKGELDGMGRFHLLFLFFVALMFAVSLNSLFFYHCYLVLHNRSTLEAFTPPMFRTGKDKDGFSLGKYNNFQEVFGDNPKLWFLPIFTSLGNGVTFPVRAQHQGTPNTYDSMGSTRNSFGDGVNFPERLCNEDTHTLLGHTTQQWGDETELDSPPPYGSQSGPPLIK, from the exons ATGTATATCTGTAATACAGCAAGTAGAATGGGAAAGCAAAACGGATCTTGTTGGTGGTTTGTAAAAGCCGTAAAATGGATACCAGTTATTTTCATCCTGACCATTGTCTTatggtcatattatgcttatgtggtgcAGTTATGTTTTT ATACAGTAGATAATTATGTTCAAAAAG TCTCCTACTTATTTTTCTATCATATTctatttttcttattcttaTGGTCCTATTGGCAAACTGTATTTGCAGATTTGTTAGAAGTACCAAATAAG TTTAGAATACCAGATGTAGAAATGGAAAAATTCCAGCAAGCTGTAACTGAAGAGGCACAGAGACAAATTTTAGAAAGACTTGCACAAGACCTTCCAGTCACAAATCGTACTATAAAAGGAG TAATACGTTTTTGTGAAAAATGTCAGTTAATTAAACCAGACCGGGCTCATCATTGTAGTGTGTGTAGCACATGTGTTTTAAAAATGGATCATCATTGTCCATGGGTAAACAACTGTGTAGGTTTTCACaactataaattttttatgcTGTTCCTGGCATATGCCCTACTGTATTGTATATTCATTACTGCTACATCTTTACAATACTTTATACGCTTTTGGAAA ggAGAGTTGGATGGAATGGGTCGATTTCATCTACTTTTCTTATTCTTTGTGGCACTGATGTTTGCTGTTAGTTTAAATTCTCTTTTCTTTTACCACTGTTATCTTGTTTTACATAACAGGTCGACATTAG AGGCATTCACACCACCAATGTTTCGTACAGGAAAGGACAAAGATGGTTTTAGTCTTGGAAAGTACAATAATTTCCAAGAAGTATTTGGTGATAATCCTAAGCTATGGTTCCTTCCCATTTTTACTAG TCTTGGAAACGGCGTCACCTTTCCAGTACGTGCACAACATCAAGGCACACCAAATACTTACGACTCCATGGGCAGTACTCGAAACAG TTTTGGAGATGGGGTTAACTTTCCTGAACGGCTGTGCAATGAAGACACACATACTCTGTTGGGACATACTACCCAACAGTGGGGTGATGAGACCGAGCTTGATTCTCCACCTCCTTATGGGTCACAATCAG GTCCGCCTTTGATCAAATGA
- the LOC100877552 gene encoding palmitoyltransferase ZDHHC15B isoform X3 has translation MYICNTASRMGKQNGSCWWFVKAVKWIPVIFILTIVLWSYYAYVVQLCFYTVDNYVQKVSYLFFYHILFFLFLWSYWQTVFADLLEVPNKFRIPDVEMEKFQQAVTEEAQRQILERLAQDLPVTNRTIKGVIRFCEKCQLIKPDRAHHCSVCSTCVLKMDHHCPWVNNCVGFHNYKFFMLFLAYALLYCIFITATSLQYFIRFWKGELDGMGRFHLLFLFFVALMFAVSLNSLFFYHCYLVLHNRSTLEAFTPPMFRTGKDKDGFSLGKYNNFQEVFGDNPKLWFLPIFTRVWVTVLEMGLTFLNGCAMKTHILCWDILPNSGVMRPSLILHLLMGHNQVLCSLKLYIETVH, from the exons ATGTATATCTGTAATACAGCAAGTAGAATGGGAAAGCAAAACGGATCTTGTTGGTGGTTTGTAAAAGCCGTAAAATGGATACCAGTTATTTTCATCCTGACCATTGTCTTatggtcatattatgcttatgtggtgcAGTTATGTTTTT ATACAGTAGATAATTATGTTCAAAAAG TCTCCTACTTATTTTTCTATCATATTctatttttcttattcttaTGGTCCTATTGGCAAACTGTATTTGCAGATTTGTTAGAAGTACCAAATAAG TTTAGAATACCAGATGTAGAAATGGAAAAATTCCAGCAAGCTGTAACTGAAGAGGCACAGAGACAAATTTTAGAAAGACTTGCACAAGACCTTCCAGTCACAAATCGTACTATAAAAGGAG TAATACGTTTTTGTGAAAAATGTCAGTTAATTAAACCAGACCGGGCTCATCATTGTAGTGTGTGTAGCACATGTGTTTTAAAAATGGATCATCATTGTCCATGGGTAAACAACTGTGTAGGTTTTCACaactataaattttttatgcTGTTCCTGGCATATGCCCTACTGTATTGTATATTCATTACTGCTACATCTTTACAATACTTTATACGCTTTTGGAAA ggAGAGTTGGATGGAATGGGTCGATTTCATCTACTTTTCTTATTCTTTGTGGCACTGATGTTTGCTGTTAGTTTAAATTCTCTTTTCTTTTACCACTGTTATCTTGTTTTACATAACAGGTCGACATTAG AGGCATTCACACCACCAATGTTTCGTACAGGAAAGGACAAAGATGGTTTTAGTCTTGGAAAGTACAATAATTTCCAAGAAGTATTTGGTGATAATCCTAAGCTATGGTTCCTTCCCATTTTTACTAG GGTGTGGGTTACAGTTTTGGAGATGGGGTTAACTTTCCTGAACGGCTGTGCAATGAAGACACACATACTCTGTTGGGACATACTACCCAACAGTGGGGTGATGAGACCGAGCTTGATTCTCCACCTCCTTATGGGTCACAATCAGGTATTGTGTAGTCTGAAACTCTACATTGAGACAGTGCATTAA
- the LOC100877552 gene encoding palmitoyltransferase ZDHHC15B isoform X2 codes for MYICNTASRMGKQNGSCWWFVKAVKWIPVIFILTIVLWSYYAYVVQLCFYTVDNYVQKVSYLFFYHILFFLFLWSYWQTVFADLLEVPNKFRIPDVEMEKFQQAVTEEAQRQILERLAQDLPVTNRTIKGVIRFCEKCQLIKPDRAHHCSVCSTCVLKMDHHCPWVNNCVGFHNYKFFMLFLAYALLYCIFITATSLQYFIRFWKGELDGMGRFHLLFLFFVALMFAVSLNSLFFYHCYLVLHNRSTLEAFTPPMFRTGKDKDGFSLGKYNNFQEVFGDNPKLWFLPIFTSLGNGVTFPVRAQHQGTPNTYDSMGSTRNRSAFDQMTLVEEATILALGTGTAVIGSPTDANQPLVDGTELA; via the exons ATGTATATCTGTAATACAGCAAGTAGAATGGGAAAGCAAAACGGATCTTGTTGGTGGTTTGTAAAAGCCGTAAAATGGATACCAGTTATTTTCATCCTGACCATTGTCTTatggtcatattatgcttatgtggtgcAGTTATGTTTTT ATACAGTAGATAATTATGTTCAAAAAG TCTCCTACTTATTTTTCTATCATATTctatttttcttattcttaTGGTCCTATTGGCAAACTGTATTTGCAGATTTGTTAGAAGTACCAAATAAG TTTAGAATACCAGATGTAGAAATGGAAAAATTCCAGCAAGCTGTAACTGAAGAGGCACAGAGACAAATTTTAGAAAGACTTGCACAAGACCTTCCAGTCACAAATCGTACTATAAAAGGAG TAATACGTTTTTGTGAAAAATGTCAGTTAATTAAACCAGACCGGGCTCATCATTGTAGTGTGTGTAGCACATGTGTTTTAAAAATGGATCATCATTGTCCATGGGTAAACAACTGTGTAGGTTTTCACaactataaattttttatgcTGTTCCTGGCATATGCCCTACTGTATTGTATATTCATTACTGCTACATCTTTACAATACTTTATACGCTTTTGGAAA ggAGAGTTGGATGGAATGGGTCGATTTCATCTACTTTTCTTATTCTTTGTGGCACTGATGTTTGCTGTTAGTTTAAATTCTCTTTTCTTTTACCACTGTTATCTTGTTTTACATAACAGGTCGACATTAG AGGCATTCACACCACCAATGTTTCGTACAGGAAAGGACAAAGATGGTTTTAGTCTTGGAAAGTACAATAATTTCCAAGAAGTATTTGGTGATAATCCTAAGCTATGGTTCCTTCCCATTTTTACTAG TCTTGGAAACGGCGTCACCTTTCCAGTACGTGCACAACATCAAGGCACACCAAATACTTACGACTCCATGGGCAGTACTCGAAACAG GTCCGCCTTTGATCAAATGACTTTGGTAGAAGAAGCTACAATTTTGGCTCTTGGCACTGG cACTGCTGTGATAGGATCGCCTACTGATGCCAACCAGCCATTGGTGGATGGAACTGAACTTGCTTGA
- the LOC100877552 gene encoding palmitoyltransferase ZDHHC2 isoform X11 yields MYICNTASRMGKQNGSCWWFVKAVKWIPVIFILTIVLWSYYAYVVQLCFYTVDNYVQKVSYLFFYHILFFLFLWSYWQTVFADLLEVPNKFRIPDVEMEKFQQAVTEEAQRQILERLAQDLPVTNRTIKGVIRFCEKCQLIKPDRAHHCSVCSTCVLKMDHHCPWVNNCVGFHNYKFFMLFLAYALLYCIFITATSLQYFIRFWKGELDGMGRFHLLFLFFVALMFAVSLNSLFFYHCYLVLHNRSTLEAFTPPMFRTGKDKDGFSLGKYNNFQEVFGDNPKLWFLPIFTSTAVIGSPTDANQPLVDGTELA; encoded by the exons ATGTATATCTGTAATACAGCAAGTAGAATGGGAAAGCAAAACGGATCTTGTTGGTGGTTTGTAAAAGCCGTAAAATGGATACCAGTTATTTTCATCCTGACCATTGTCTTatggtcatattatgcttatgtggtgcAGTTATGTTTTT ATACAGTAGATAATTATGTTCAAAAAG TCTCCTACTTATTTTTCTATCATATTctatttttcttattcttaTGGTCCTATTGGCAAACTGTATTTGCAGATTTGTTAGAAGTACCAAATAAG TTTAGAATACCAGATGTAGAAATGGAAAAATTCCAGCAAGCTGTAACTGAAGAGGCACAGAGACAAATTTTAGAAAGACTTGCACAAGACCTTCCAGTCACAAATCGTACTATAAAAGGAG TAATACGTTTTTGTGAAAAATGTCAGTTAATTAAACCAGACCGGGCTCATCATTGTAGTGTGTGTAGCACATGTGTTTTAAAAATGGATCATCATTGTCCATGGGTAAACAACTGTGTAGGTTTTCACaactataaattttttatgcTGTTCCTGGCATATGCCCTACTGTATTGTATATTCATTACTGCTACATCTTTACAATACTTTATACGCTTTTGGAAA ggAGAGTTGGATGGAATGGGTCGATTTCATCTACTTTTCTTATTCTTTGTGGCACTGATGTTTGCTGTTAGTTTAAATTCTCTTTTCTTTTACCACTGTTATCTTGTTTTACATAACAGGTCGACATTAG AGGCATTCACACCACCAATGTTTCGTACAGGAAAGGACAAAGATGGTTTTAGTCTTGGAAAGTACAATAATTTCCAAGAAGTATTTGGTGATAATCCTAAGCTATGGTTCCTTCCCATTTTTACTAG cACTGCTGTGATAGGATCGCCTACTGATGCCAACCAGCCATTGGTGGATGGAACTGAACTTGCTTGA